GTCGCGATGCTCGCTTGTATAATTTTTTAGGTGCTAAAATTATTAATGGTTCGCTATACCGTACAAACAACTATTTAACGATAAATAAAGGCAGTTTGCATGGCGTTCGGCAAGAGATGGGCGTTGTAAGTAAAAATGGTATTGTAGGTGTAGTTAGCGCGGTAAGTCCTAATTTTGCAACAGTAATACCAATACTGAACCGCAATTTGCAAATAAGCTGTAAAGTTAAACGCAACAATGTAAAAGGCTCGCTAACATGGAACGACCCCATGCCCAACCCTAAGTACGCTTACCTTGAAGGCATAGGTAAAGACATATTAATTATGGCCGGAGATACTGTTTTAACCAGTGGTTATTCCGAATTTTTTCCGGCCAGCCTGCCCGTTGGCGTTATTGACGATATTCAGCTTGCCGAAGGCTCAAATCTTTACAGGCTGCGGGTGCGCTTAGACACCGATTTTCAAACACTCGAATACGTGTATTTAATTGACAATATACGCAAAAACGAGCAACGCACCCTTGAAGACCGGAATAAATAAATAAGTAAATAAATGAGTAATGCTAATTTTTCAATAGGATTAATTTTGCGCTTTGTAGGGCTTTTAACCCTTCAAACGCTTATTTTGTGTCGTATCGAACTGCCAAGCGGTATAACACCTGTTATTTACCCGCTTTGTATTTTGATGCTTCCTTTTGAAGTGCAAAGATGGTTAAGCTTGATTTTGGCATTTTTAACTGGTTTAATAATTGATGTTTTTGTAAATACACCCGGATTGCATGCTTCGGCAACCGTTTTTATGGCCTATTTGCGCCATCCGGTAATTGCCTTTAATCGCCCGGTTAGCGACTATCAACCCGGCGACAAACCATCAATAGCGAGCTTAGGATTAAAATGGTTTGCAATTTATTGCCTTATATTGTTGTTGGCTCATCAAACTTTTTATTATGTGGTTGATGCCTACAGTTTTTCGTATTTTGATAATATTTTGCCAAAAATAGCACTTTCAACAGGCATGGCCTTTGTGCTATGTGTTTTATTTGAATATATTTTTCATCCGCCACCTCGCCGAAATTCATAGTTTGTTTTACCAACACTATCCACGAACAAATGCCTCGAGTTTTACGAATTATTAACCGGTTAAATATAGGTGGGCCAACACACAACGTAGGTTTACTAACTAAATATTTAACCGACAAAGGCTACGAAACCTTACTATTGTCGGGCATTAAAGACGAAAGCGAGGCATCGTCAGACTATTTACTCGAGTCAATGGGCATAACGGCTCATTACGTGCCAAACATGCGAAGGGCAATTAACCCGCTAAACGATATTTTTGCTTATCGTTATTTGCTTAAAATAATAGCGCAGTTTAAACCACATATTGTACACACCCACGCAGCAAAAGCAGGTGCGTTAGGGCGTTTGGCTGCACATGTAAGTAAGGTTCCGGCAATTGTGCATACGTTCCACGGGCATGTATTTCACTCGTATTTTGGCCATGCTAAAACCCGATTTTTTTTACAGACCGAGCGGCGTTTAGCTAAATATTGCCACAAAGTAATTGCCCTAAGTACAAAACAAAAGCATGAACTTGCCAACGTATATCGTGTTTGCCCAAGCCATAAAATTGCAGTTGTGCCTTTAGGTTTTAATTTACACCCCTTTACCTTAAACCAAGCAGCAAAACGCGCCTATTTCAGGCAATATTATAATTTGCCCTCAAATTGTTTGGCCTTGGGCATTGTTGGCAGGCTAACAGCCGTAAAAAACCATGCTATGTTTTTAAAAGCCTACGCCGCCGCGTTGCCACACTTAAAACAGCCAGCTTGTGCCTTTATTATTGGCAATGGCGAGTTGTTGGCCTCGTTGCAGCAATTAGCCACTAATTTGAATTTAACTTGGACAATGCAACCCTACGATAACAATTTTAATCCGGATGAAAAAGAAGCAAGTTTGCAATTTGACGACAATAGTGAATATACAAATTATCCGGATGCTGCCGCCAATTTAATCGGCCATCAAACACAAAACCAAATTTCAACACCACAGGTAATATTTACCTCGTGGGCGCAACAAATGGATGTTGTTTATGCCGGGCTTGATGTAATAGCACTCACTTCGTTTAACGAGGGCACGCCAGTCAGCCTCATCGAAGCGCAAGCTGCCAGCAAACCCATTATTAGCGTTGAGGCGGGCGGTATTGCCGACATAGTGCTACCTAACAAAACGGCAGTATTAGTACCCAACAACAACCAAACGCTGTTTACCGAACAGCTAATTCAACTGCTAAACAATTTACCGATGCAACAATATTTAGCGCAAAACGGGCAAAGCTGGGCACTTGAACATTTTCATTTCAACCGGCTAATAAATAATATGGATGCCTTGTACCAAGAAATAATTGCCCAAAACAAAATAGATATAACAAATTAGCAATTTTATAGTCAAATTTTGCTCATTTTTGTTCTACATACAACCCGACAAACTAAAACAGCATCTGAATTTTAGAATAACCTGCTAATACGGTAAAATTATTTAATATAACAGATGATATGAGCAATTTGCCTCCCGGACAATCCGAAAAATGGTCAGACCGCGCCAGCCAATCGGTAATTATTAAAATTATTGTTATTGGCCTGATGATTGGTTTATTAATGATACCAAGTTTTATTATTTACGACTTGGTAAACGAGCGCGCCGCGCGCTATCGACAGGTTGTTGCAGAGATTAGCACCAACTGGGGCCAACCCCAACAGTTAACTGGCCCCATAATTAATATACCTTATAAAACATGGCAAACCAACGCAGACGGCCAACGCATAATGCAAATTGCCTACGCCCACTTTTTACCCGAAGAACTTAGTGTTGATGCCAATTTGCATCCGGAATTGAGAAAAAGAAGTATCTACCAGGCGGTTTTGTATAAAAGTGATTTGAATATGGAGGGCTTTTTTAACTATCCGAATTTTACCGACTTGGGTGTTGATGCTAAAGATATTTTGTGGGACCAGGCATTTGTAACGCTTGGTATAAGCGATATGCGTGGTATTAACGAAAATATAACCTTAAATTGGAATGGGCAAAATTTGCTGTTTGAACCCGGAACCGGCAATAACGATATTTGCGACACGGGCGTTCACTGTAATATTAATTTAAATATAAATAATGAAATAGCTGCAAATAGTGCTGGTAATACCAACAATCACAAGCTGAATTTTAAACTTAACCTCGATTTAAACGGCAGCGATTATTTACATATTACCCCCCTTGGCAAAGAAACCAGCGTAGCTATGGCCAGCCCTTGGAACGACCCAAGTTATAACGGTGCATTTCTGCCAGACACTAAAGACTCATTAAAATCCGGATTTAAAGCCCATTGGAAAGTATTACATTTGAACCGCAATTATCCGCAAGAATGGTTGGGCACTACCTATTCGGTTCAAAACTCATCGTTTGGGGTAAGTTTAATGCAAACGGTAAGTCATTACGACAAAACCAACCGAAGCACCAAATACGCATTGCTTTTTTTGGTTTTAACTTTTACCAGTTTTTTCTTTACCGAAATTTTAAATCGTTTGCGTATTCACCCTATACAATATTTAATGGTAGGCTTTGCCATTTGCATTTTTTATTTATTGCTGTTGTCATTGGCCGAATATATAAGTTTTAACCTTGCTTATATAGTGGCTGCCAGCGGAGTTGTTGGCTTAATTACCCTTTATTGCAACAGTATTTTTAATAATAAATGGCTTACTTTAGGTATTTTTTCTGTTTTAGTGCTACTGTACGGCTTTTTGTTTACCTTATTACAACTCGAAGATTATGCCCTGCTAATTGGCAGTTTGGGCTTGTTTGCCTTTTTGGCAACGGTTATGCACTTAAGCCGCAAAATTGACTGGTACCAATTAGGTAGTAAATAATAGCACTTTAATTTGCTTGTTGATGTTAGGCTTTATTTAGGTGTGTAAATAGGTGTTAAGGCTGCTAAAAATAGTTGTTTCAATTTGCCCCGCCGGTAAATGGTCAACAGGTATACAATTTGAGCTTGGAGGTAATATGGCTCGCGCTCGGTCAATTGGCTGGCTATATGCGCTGCAAGTACAAGGGGTGTTTTAAGGTGGGCAATGAGCGGGCGTTTTTGTTGCGCTTTGGGCGTGGCCAAACGTTTGACTAACAAATTTACCGATGCCTGTAAATAAACAGTTAGACCAATTTTGTTCATTAGGGCTATGTTATCATTAAAACAAGGCATACCACCGCCGGCAGCAATTACTAACGGAGTACGAGAGTGGCCAAAATTTTGCAACCAGTTATGCTCTAATATCCGGAAATAAGCTTCGCCATGCCGGGCAAATATTTCAGGAATAGATAAGTTCTCTTTGTTTGAAATTTG
The sequence above is drawn from the Sphingobacteriales bacterium genome and encodes:
- the mreC gene encoding rod shape-determining protein MreC; the protein is MRNLLLFFTRYNAFLVFLLLQILSFGLLLRYNHYQRATTFSNLNIVTGTMIEKTDKIRDYVKLQDINTQLAEENALLLQEISTLRQQLDLNTGSECIDIYPTLFANNYNAPLALDTAGMGYDSLAIDSLKKQAALELEAKISRDARLYNFLGAKIINGSLYRTNNYLTINKGSLHGVRQEMGVVSKNGIVGVVSAVSPNFATVIPILNRNLQISCKVKRNNVKGSLTWNDPMPNPKYAYLEGIGKDILIMAGDTVLTSGYSEFFPASLPVGVIDDIQLAEGSNLYRLRVRLDTDFQTLEYVYLIDNIRKNEQRTLEDRNK
- a CDS encoding rod shape-determining protein MreD yields the protein MSNANFSIGLILRFVGLLTLQTLILCRIELPSGITPVIYPLCILMLPFEVQRWLSLILAFLTGLIIDVFVNTPGLHASATVFMAYLRHPVIAFNRPVSDYQPGDKPSIASLGLKWFAIYCLILLLAHQTFYYVVDAYSFSYFDNILPKIALSTGMAFVLCVLFEYIFHPPPRRNS
- a CDS encoding glycosyltransferase, with amino-acid sequence MPRVLRIINRLNIGGPTHNVGLLTKYLTDKGYETLLLSGIKDESEASSDYLLESMGITAHYVPNMRRAINPLNDIFAYRYLLKIIAQFKPHIVHTHAAKAGALGRLAAHVSKVPAIVHTFHGHVFHSYFGHAKTRFFLQTERRLAKYCHKVIALSTKQKHELANVYRVCPSHKIAVVPLGFNLHPFTLNQAAKRAYFRQYYNLPSNCLALGIVGRLTAVKNHAMFLKAYAAALPHLKQPACAFIIGNGELLASLQQLATNLNLTWTMQPYDNNFNPDEKEASLQFDDNSEYTNYPDAAANLIGHQTQNQISTPQVIFTSWAQQMDVVYAGLDVIALTSFNEGTPVSLIEAQAASKPIISVEAGGIADIVLPNKTAVLVPNNNQTLFTEQLIQLLNNLPMQQYLAQNGQSWALEHFHFNRLINNMDALYQEIIAQNKIDITN
- the creD gene encoding cell envelope integrity protein CreD gives rise to the protein MSNLPPGQSEKWSDRASQSVIIKIIVIGLMIGLLMIPSFIIYDLVNERAARYRQVVAEISTNWGQPQQLTGPIINIPYKTWQTNADGQRIMQIAYAHFLPEELSVDANLHPELRKRSIYQAVLYKSDLNMEGFFNYPNFTDLGVDAKDILWDQAFVTLGISDMRGINENITLNWNGQNLLFEPGTGNNDICDTGVHCNINLNINNEIAANSAGNTNNHKLNFKLNLDLNGSDYLHITPLGKETSVAMASPWNDPSYNGAFLPDTKDSLKSGFKAHWKVLHLNRNYPQEWLGTTYSVQNSSFGVSLMQTVSHYDKTNRSTKYALLFLVLTFTSFFFTEILNRLRIHPIQYLMVGFAICIFYLLLLSLAEYISFNLAYIVAASGVVGLITLYCNSIFNNKWLTLGIFSVLVLLYGFLFTLLQLEDYALLIGSLGLFAFLATVMHLSRKIDWYQLGSK
- a CDS encoding shikimate kinase (catalyzes the formation of shikimate 3-phosphate from shikimate in aromatic amino acid biosynthesis), encoding MPSTWSLKPNKNDVLVMFLVQKPIFLIGYMGCGKTKSGKKLAQLLHTQFIDSDVQISNKENLSIPEIFARHGEAYFRILEHNWLQNFGHSRTPLVIAAGGGMPCFNDNIALMNKIGLTVYLQASVNLLVKRLATPKAQQKRPLIAHLKTPLVLAAHIASQLTEREPYYLQAQIVYLLTIYRRGKLKQLFLAALTPIYTPK